CAACTCGAATCTGGCGCCACGGGTGGTCGTGCAGTCGGGAGCAGTTCAGGGAACGAGGGGGCCATGGCAGGGTTCGTACCAAGAAGGAGAGACAAGGGCTGCGAGGCGCGCGCTGCGCGCTGGCTGGCGAGAACGGCTCGGCGTGCCGGGGCGCGCCGTGCTCCCGCCACACCCGCCCTCCCGGAACGGCGCGGGCCGGAGCGGCGTTGATCCGTGGCGGTGCAGGGGTTCGGCGCGAGTGCACGGCGGACGAGCAGGCCGGCGTCGACGCCGGCGCCCTTCAGTCGCGGAAACGAACGCGACGCGGTCCGGCCACGATGGTGCCGAGCCGCCGGGCACCGCGCGTGGCGCCGGCGAAGGCCGGCGCTTCGGCGGCGGGAAGGATCGCGATCATCCCGATCCCCACATTGAAGACGCGGCGCATCTCCTCCCAGGGGACGCGGCCCAGACGCTGGATCAGGGCGAAGAGAGGCGGGATCTCCCAGCTGGTGGGATCGATCTCCGCCTCGCAGCCCTCGGGCAGGACGCGAGGGATGTTGTCGTCGAAGCCGCCGCCGGTGAGGTGGACGAGAGCATGCAGGCGATTCTCCAGCAGCAGCGGCCAGAGCTCGTGGAAGTAGGAACGATGCGGCGCCAGCAGCGCCTCGCCCAGGGTGCTCTCGAGTCCCGCCGGCCGGGCGTCGAGAGCGAGACCCGCCTCCTCCAGCAACACCCGCCGCGCCAGCGAGTAGCCGTTCGTGTGCAAGCCACTGGAAGGCAGCCCCCAGATCTCGTCGCCCGGCTGCACGCGGCTCCCGTCCAGGAGCCGCTCGCGTTCGACGACGCCGACGATGCAACCGACCACGTCGTAGTCACCGCCGGCGTAAGTGCCCGGCATCTCCGCCGTCTCGCCGCCGATGAGGGCGCAGTCGTGGGCCCGGCAGGCGCGGGTCATGCCCTCGATGATCTCGAGCACCGCCGCTTCTTCCAACCGGGAAGCCCCGATGTAGTCGAGGAAGAAGAGCGCCCGCCCGCCCTGCACCAGGATGTCGTTCACCGAATGGTGCACGATGTCTTCGCCGAGTCCGGACCAGCGCCGGGCGAGCGAGGCGATGCGCGTCTTGGTGCCCACACCGTCGATGCTGCTCACGAGCACGGGGTCGCGCCCGAGAGCCGAGGCGGCGTAGAGACCGCCGAAGGCACCGATCTCCGACAACACCTGCGGTCCCCACGTCGCCGGGGCGAGGCGGGCGATGCCGCGGACAATGCGGGCAGCGCGGTCGATGTCGACGCCAGCCTCGCGGTAACGCACGGGAAACCTCCGGACGGCACCCTAGAGACGGGGGGGAAAGGCGTCAAGGGAGGCGGCGGAACGGCTGTCGCCGCGGCAACGATCAGTCGATCTGGTAGTCCAGGGGCGGCGCGGCGAGGATGCGACCGAGACGGCGGTTCAGGCTGTCGAGGACGGCATAGGCCCCGGCGCGCCCCACGTCATCGCTGATGCGGGCCGCACCGGTCTGCAGCCTTTCCTCGCGGCCCCAGCTCTCTTGCACCACCACGCCCACGAGCTCGACACCGCCGACGACGACACGGCGGAAACCGGCGAGCCGCAGCGTGACACGCCCGTGACAGATCCTCTCGACCGCGTCGAGACAAGCCTGCGCCAGGAGTTCCGGCGTCTCCCCGGCCCCATGTCCCTGGGCCTCGCCGCGCACCGTCAGGGCAGCGAGGGCCAGCTCCACCTGGGCGGTGCTGCGGCTTTCGCTCACCTGGAGACCGTAGGCGACGAGCCGGAGCCTGCCCTCGCTTTCCAAGGGCTCGACCGCCAGCGCCGACGCCGCTTCCGGCACGGCTTCGAACTCGGGCACCGTCTCGGGCACGACCTCGAGCTCCGGCAGCGTCTCGGGCGCGAGGTCAGGCCCCGCCAGCGGCTCGACCTCCGGCAGGGGCTGCTCCCCCGCTCCTGGCAGAACCACCACGTGCACTTGATCGTCGAGGACGTCCAGGCCTGCTTGCGCCCCGAGAACGGTGATGACGTCGGCGAGGACCGCCTGGGGATTGCTCCCGGGAGCGGCAGTCACCAGCACGGCCACCGGCTGGCCGCTCTCGTCGGCACGGATGCGGCAGCCCGTGACCTGCGGCAACCGGCGCAGGAGCGCCTCGGCTCTCGAGATGGACACGATGGAATCCGCGCTGATGGAACGTTGTGACGAGGGCGCACCCTGATTGTGCACCTCTCATGGTAGCAGAGGGGCGAAAACGCTCACAACTCGCGCCTGCTCGCAGGCGATGGCGGAGTCGTTACTTCCGCCCCATCTCGTGCAGCGAATCGGCGGGGCCGAATTGGGTGAGAAGGCGCAGGCTGCGCAGGCGCGGTTCGATGTCCTCGGGACGCGCCGCGAGCAGACCCTGCATGCCGAAGTCTTGCACCGCGAAGCTCGCCATCACGGTGCCGCAGGCGATGGCATGGCGCAGCGCCAGACCGAGAGGCTCCGGGCTGGCCGCCAAGTGCCCCAGCAGCCCGCCGGCGAAGGCGTCCCCCGCCCCGGTGGGATCGCGCACCTCTTCGAGGGGAAGCGCCGGGCTGGCGAACATGCCGTCCTCGCGCACCATCAAGGCGCCGTGCTCGCCTTTCTTGATCACCACCGTGTGCGGGCCGAGCGCGAGCAAGCGCCGTCCGGCGCGCACCAGATTCGCCTCCCCCGCCAGCTGGCGCGCCTCGGCGTCGTTGACGATGAGGAGGTGCACGCTCTGCAACACCGCGAGGAGGGCGTCACGGGCGTTCTCGATCCACAGGTTCATGGTGTCCAAGGCCACGAAGCGCGGCTTCTCCACCTGTTGCAGCACCTCGGCCTGCAGGTCTGGATGGATGTTGCCGAGAAAAACGAAGGGAGAGTCTCGAAACGCCGTCGGCACCTTGGGGTGGAAACCTTCGAAGACATTGAGCTGGGTGAAGAGGGTTTCCCGCGTGTTCAGGTCGAAGCCATAGGCGCCGCCCCAGCGAAAGGTCCGTCCCGGTGCCACCTCGACACCGCTGGTGTCGATGCCCCGCTGGCGGAGCGTTTCCAGGTACTGGGAATCGAGATCCGTGCCCACCACGGCCACCATACGCACTGGGGCGAAGCACTGCGCCGCCAGGGCGAAGAAGGCGGCGGAGCCGCCGAAGGACTCGCGCACGGCGCCGAAGGGGGTGCGGATGTCGTCGAGCGCCACGGAGCCGACCACGAGGATGGGTTGTGCCAATGCGGACCCCTTACATCGTGGTGGGCGCGGCGATCGACATGAGCCCGAGCGCCGAAGCGAGCACGCGCCGGGTGGCGTGACAGAGAGCCAGGCGCGCCAGGGCGAGCTCCCGATCTTCCTGGATGACGCGGTGATCATGATAAAACTTGTGGAAGGCTCGCGCCACCTCCTCGCAGTACGTGCTCAGGCG
This genomic window from Candidatus Krumholzibacteriia bacterium contains:
- a CDS encoding PfkB family carbohydrate kinase; its protein translation is MAQPILVVGSVALDDIRTPFGAVRESFGGSAAFFALAAQCFAPVRMVAVVGTDLDSQYLETLRQRGIDTSGVEVAPGRTFRWGGAYGFDLNTRETLFTQLNVFEGFHPKVPTAFRDSPFVFLGNIHPDLQAEVLQQVEKPRFVALDTMNLWIENARDALLAVLQSVHLLIVNDAEARQLAGEANLVRAGRRLLALGPHTVVIKKGEHGALMVREDGMFASPALPLEEVRDPTGAGDAFAGGLLGHLAASPEPLGLALRHAIACGTVMASFAVQDFGMQGLLAARPEDIEPRLRSLRLLTQFGPADSLHEMGRK
- the purM gene encoding phosphoribosylformylglycinamidine cyclo-ligase: MRYREAGVDIDRAARIVRGIARLAPATWGPQVLSEIGAFGGLYAASALGRDPVLVSSIDGVGTKTRIASLARRWSGLGEDIVHHSVNDILVQGGRALFFLDYIGASRLEEAAVLEIIEGMTRACRAHDCALIGGETAEMPGTYAGGDYDVVGCIVGVVERERLLDGSRVQPGDEIWGLPSSGLHTNGYSLARRVLLEEAGLALDARPAGLESTLGEALLAPHRSYFHELWPLLLENRLHALVHLTGGGFDDNIPRVLPEGCEAEIDPTSWEIPPLFALIQRLGRVPWEEMRRVFNVGIGMIAILPAAEAPAFAGATRGARRLGTIVAGPRRVRFRD